A single window of Chitinophaga sp. XS-30 DNA harbors:
- the pyk gene encoding pyruvate kinase — MSTKDLSKYFHKEMDNQAGLAHAKQKTKIVATVGPACDTYEKLLELVKAGVNVFRLNFSHGNHEDKLRIIGYIREINNKEPYNIAILADLQGPKLRVGEIANNALPLKAGDILTFTQEKCVGTMEKIYVSYHDLHKDVRPGQKILLDDGKIETVVREITPDQMIKAEVLLGGILSSKKGFNLPDTKVSLPALTEKDVIDLEFIIDQECDWVALSFVRNVKDLGLLRKRLKERNSKMKIISKIEKPEAIQNLKEIIWESDGVMIARGDLGVELPVEQIPMIQKDIIRKCIHRAKPVIVATQMMESMIDRSRPNRSEITDVANAVLEGADAVMLSGETATGMHPTLVIQTMRKIIGEVEKEDIIYNRNLIPHRHSPSFLSDALCYNACKIAEDLESDALIGMTQSGYTGFMLSSYRPKSPLFIFTKEQSLVNQLSLSWGVRAFYYGEEESLDDIIRDQINILKERGFVKENDVVVNTGSTPIKEHAPTNMLKITKVS, encoded by the coding sequence ATGAGTACAAAAGACCTGTCCAAATACTTTCATAAAGAAATGGACAATCAAGCCGGTTTGGCGCATGCAAAGCAAAAAACGAAGATCGTAGCAACAGTAGGGCCAGCCTGTGATACCTATGAGAAATTATTGGAGCTCGTAAAAGCAGGCGTAAACGTATTCCGGCTCAATTTCTCCCATGGCAACCATGAGGATAAACTGCGGATCATCGGTTACATCCGCGAGATCAATAACAAAGAACCTTACAACATCGCCATCCTGGCGGACCTGCAAGGCCCGAAGCTGCGTGTGGGCGAGATCGCCAACAATGCGCTGCCGCTGAAAGCAGGCGACATACTCACCTTTACACAGGAAAAATGCGTAGGCACCATGGAAAAGATCTATGTGTCTTACCACGACCTGCATAAAGATGTGCGCCCCGGCCAGAAGATACTGCTGGATGACGGCAAGATCGAAACCGTCGTAAGGGAAATAACGCCCGATCAGATGATCAAAGCGGAAGTGCTGCTGGGTGGCATCCTTTCTTCCAAGAAAGGCTTCAACCTGCCCGACACGAAAGTGTCCCTTCCCGCGCTGACCGAAAAGGATGTGATAGACCTGGAGTTTATCATCGACCAGGAATGCGACTGGGTTGCCCTGTCCTTCGTGCGTAATGTAAAAGACCTTGGTCTGCTGCGTAAACGCCTGAAAGAACGCAATTCCAAAATGAAGATCATTTCCAAGATCGAGAAACCGGAGGCGATCCAGAACCTGAAAGAGATCATCTGGGAAAGCGACGGCGTCATGATCGCGCGTGGCGACCTGGGTGTGGAGCTGCCCGTAGAGCAGATCCCCATGATCCAGAAAGATATCATCCGCAAGTGTATCCACCGTGCAAAGCCCGTTATTGTGGCTACGCAGATGATGGAAAGCATGATAGACCGCAGCCGCCCGAACCGCAGCGAGATCACGGACGTGGCCAATGCCGTACTGGAAGGCGCTGATGCCGTGATGCTGAGCGGCGAGACCGCCACCGGCATGCACCCCACCCTCGTTATTCAGACCATGCGGAAGATCATCGGCGAAGTGGAAAAAGAAGACATCATCTATAACCGCAACCTGATCCCGCACCGGCACTCCCCTTCCTTCCTCAGTGATGCGCTGTGCTACAATGCCTGCAAGATCGCGGAAGACCTGGAATCCGATGCGCTCATCGGCATGACCCAATCCGGCTACACCGGCTTCATGCTCTCCAGCTACCGCCCGAAATCACCGCTGTTCATTTTCACGAAAGAGCAGTCCCTGGTGAACCAGCTGAGCCTGAGCTGGGGTGTTCGCGCATTCTACTACGGCGAAGAAGAAAGCCTGGACGATATCATCCGTGACCAGATCAACATCCTGAAAGAAAGGGGTTTTGTGAAAGAGAATGATGTAGTGGTGAATACAGGCAGCACGCCAATCAAAGAGCATGCACCGACGAATATGCTGAAGATCACGAAAGTGTCCTGA
- the pfkA gene encoding 6-phosphofructokinase, which translates to MKKVNNIAVLTSGGDAPGMNAAVRAVVRTGIYHHLNVFGVMYGYRGMLTGDIFPMESKSVANIIQRGGTVLKTARCKEFYEAEGRKKAYDNLKKFGIDGLVVIGGDGSFKGAQKFSQEFDIPCIGLPGTIDKDIAGTDSTIGFDTAVNTAVEAIDKIRDTADAHDRLFIIEVMGRDAGYIALHSGIATGAEHILIPERKTNIDDVIDDLMANERRQKMVNLIVVAEGDEFGGANEVARHVKERMPHLDTRVCILGHIQRGGAPTCNDRVIASRMGYAAVDALISGTSNVMIGIVNNKIQYTPLDKAVKAKQKIDPEWFKIVKILAS; encoded by the coding sequence ATGAAAAAAGTGAACAACATCGCGGTTCTTACCTCGGGGGGTGATGCTCCCGGGATGAACGCTGCCGTCAGAGCGGTCGTAAGAACGGGCATTTACCATCATTTGAATGTATTTGGCGTGATGTATGGTTATCGGGGAATGCTCACCGGCGATATCTTTCCTATGGAATCCAAATCTGTCGCCAATATCATCCAGCGTGGCGGCACCGTATTGAAAACCGCGCGTTGCAAGGAATTTTACGAAGCAGAAGGCAGGAAGAAAGCTTATGATAACCTGAAGAAATTCGGGATAGACGGCCTTGTAGTGATCGGCGGCGATGGTTCTTTCAAAGGGGCCCAGAAGTTCAGCCAGGAATTTGATATTCCCTGCATCGGCCTCCCCGGCACGATTGACAAGGACATCGCGGGCACCGACTCCACTATCGGCTTTGATACCGCCGTGAATACAGCGGTGGAAGCAATTGACAAGATCCGGGATACGGCAGATGCGCATGACCGCCTCTTTATCATCGAGGTGATGGGGCGCGATGCCGGTTATATCGCCCTGCACAGCGGTATCGCTACAGGCGCGGAACATATCCTCATCCCCGAACGCAAGACCAATATCGATGATGTGATCGATGATCTGATGGCAAACGAGCGCCGTCAGAAAATGGTGAACCTCATTGTGGTGGCGGAAGGTGATGAATTTGGCGGTGCGAATGAAGTAGCCCGCCATGTGAAAGAGAGAATGCCCCATCTGGATACCCGGGTTTGCATCCTGGGCCACATCCAGCGCGGCGGCGCCCCCACCTGCAACGACCGGGTGATTGCCAGCAGAATGGGTTATGCGGCTGTAGACGCCCTCATCAGCGGCACCAGCAACGTCATGATCGGCATCGTAAACAACAAAATACAATACACTCCGCTCGACAAGGCTGTGAAAGCCAAGCAAAAAATCGATCCTGAATGGTTCAAGATTGTCAAAATTCTCGCGAGTTAA
- a CDS encoding tetratricopeptide repeat protein — translation MKLFTRKNFSLPPMHVLLLLAGLTGATAAEAQQTRVYTEPDKVFKEAQQLYREGKYAVSMQLFRQTIDDIGYFQETNRSLVNTDAHYYYTMCALKLQNADAEKKALEFIKSHNNSAREQLVSFQLARFYFHRNKLSEAIPYYEAASIDNLSNEEIADMKFELAYCYFNVKDFAKAQPLFASIKDIENKYYIPANYYYGFISYYNKQYSAALSSFQRVQKEPKYSTVVPYYIAEIYYFQGKQDQLIAYAEPLIRQGNMYYEGELKQLVGQAYFERKDYPKALPYLEEYHENAEEVRKEDVYQLSYTYYQTANLDKAIAGFKQLSSEKDSLGQNSMYLLGDCYLRTGQKANARNAFAFSARNSSNPKQQEISRFNYGKLSFELGYQDVAISELRGFLDTYPRSEYIKEAREILVQLFANTNNYKEAMALLNMLPEKSPAVLKAYQKVAYGRATQLINDQQLAEADRLLDISLTNPYDSRIVQLAQFWKAEIALRQNNPDKAIGSLQAYFNSGATPISGEANTQTASYNMGYSLLKKEQYTAALPYFEAAQRTSGPNAGRIANDALLRMADCYYMLRDFPKALSLYDRIISANEPGADYATYQKSIIYGIQGKHNEKLSLLKQLAQQYPNSNFNNDADMEIAETYLSDERFSEAIPYLKNVLQKQPNGANAPKALLTLGLAYFNTNQGSTAMQYFRQVVEKFPNSAEANDALQSIRTIYVDQGKTDEYVALLKAAGKTVTASAEDSISYSAAETRFSNGDCAGAVTAFDSYLQRFPEGQFALQANFYKGECLFNSKDYANALPAYEAVLSRGASPFAERAALQAAYMNYYQVKDYAKARGYYQQLQSLSTTKENTLNATRGLLRSSYQLKNWEEVRLQAETLLSGNNISTDDQIVGHFYLGKAQQEKQQYDEAIAEYKIVTGLTKSEIGAEARYNIAKAYLDKNDLAAAEKAGFDVIKNTSSYELWTAKAYILLGDVYHRQKDYFNAKATFQSIAENCPIPELKAEAKTKLEQVEAEEKAGSKIK, via the coding sequence ATGAAGCTATTCACTCGAAAGAACTTCTCCCTTCCACCCATGCATGTACTCCTTCTGCTTGCAGGCTTAACGGGCGCTACAGCCGCGGAGGCGCAGCAGACCCGCGTTTACACGGAGCCTGACAAGGTATTCAAGGAAGCACAGCAATTGTACCGCGAAGGAAAATACGCCGTATCCATGCAATTGTTCAGGCAAACGATCGATGATATCGGTTATTTCCAGGAGACCAACCGCTCCCTTGTGAACACGGATGCGCACTATTACTATACCATGTGCGCGCTGAAACTGCAGAATGCGGATGCGGAAAAGAAGGCGCTTGAATTTATCAAGTCGCACAACAACAGCGCCAGGGAGCAGCTGGTGAGCTTTCAGCTGGCCCGTTTCTATTTCCACCGCAACAAACTGTCCGAAGCCATTCCCTATTACGAAGCTGCGAGCATCGACAATCTCTCCAATGAAGAGATCGCGGATATGAAATTCGAACTGGCCTATTGCTACTTTAACGTCAAGGATTTTGCCAAAGCGCAGCCGCTCTTTGCTTCCATCAAGGACATCGAGAACAAATACTACATCCCGGCCAATTATTATTACGGCTTCATCTCCTACTACAACAAACAGTACAGTGCTGCCCTCAGCAGCTTCCAGCGGGTGCAGAAAGAACCGAAATATAGTACCGTAGTACCTTACTATATTGCGGAGATCTATTATTTCCAGGGGAAACAGGACCAGTTGATCGCCTATGCCGAACCGCTCATCCGCCAGGGCAACATGTATTATGAAGGAGAACTGAAGCAGCTGGTAGGCCAGGCTTATTTTGAGCGGAAGGATTACCCGAAAGCGCTCCCCTATCTTGAAGAATACCATGAGAACGCGGAAGAAGTGCGCAAGGAAGACGTTTACCAGCTTTCGTACACCTATTATCAGACAGCGAACCTGGACAAGGCTATTGCCGGTTTCAAGCAACTGAGCAGCGAGAAGGATTCCCTGGGGCAGAACTCCATGTACCTGCTTGGTGACTGTTACCTGCGCACAGGGCAGAAAGCCAATGCAAGGAACGCTTTTGCTTTCAGCGCAAGGAACAGCTCCAATCCGAAACAGCAGGAGATCTCCCGTTTCAATTACGGCAAACTGTCCTTTGAACTGGGTTACCAGGATGTAGCCATCTCTGAACTGCGGGGCTTCCTGGATACCTATCCACGGTCTGAATACATCAAAGAAGCGCGCGAAATACTCGTACAGCTCTTCGCCAACACCAATAATTACAAGGAAGCCATGGCCCTGCTGAACATGCTGCCTGAAAAAAGCCCGGCGGTACTGAAAGCCTACCAGAAAGTCGCCTACGGCCGCGCTACCCAGCTGATCAACGATCAGCAACTGGCGGAAGCGGACCGGCTGCTGGATATATCGCTGACCAACCCGTACGACTCCCGGATCGTGCAGCTGGCACAGTTCTGGAAAGCAGAGATCGCGCTGCGCCAGAATAATCCGGATAAAGCCATCGGCAGCCTGCAGGCTTACTTCAACTCCGGCGCCACACCCATCTCCGGAGAAGCCAACACACAAACTGCGAGTTACAACATGGGATACAGCCTGCTGAAAAAAGAGCAGTACACCGCTGCCCTGCCCTATTTTGAAGCCGCACAACGCACCAGCGGCCCCAATGCCGGACGCATCGCCAATGATGCCCTGCTGAGAATGGCAGACTGTTACTACATGCTGCGCGATTTCCCGAAAGCCCTTTCCCTGTACGACCGCATTATCAGTGCCAATGAACCCGGCGCGGACTATGCCACTTACCAGAAAAGCATCATCTACGGCATCCAGGGCAAACACAACGAAAAACTGAGCCTGCTGAAACAGCTGGCACAACAATATCCCAACTCCAACTTCAACAATGATGCGGATATGGAGATAGCGGAAACCTACCTGAGCGACGAACGGTTCAGTGAAGCGATCCCCTACCTCAAAAACGTTCTGCAAAAGCAACCCAATGGCGCCAATGCACCAAAAGCGCTGCTGACGCTCGGCCTCGCTTATTTCAATACCAACCAGGGCAGTACCGCCATGCAGTATTTCCGCCAGGTTGTGGAGAAATTCCCGAATTCCGCCGAGGCCAATGATGCGCTGCAAAGCATTCGCACCATTTATGTGGATCAGGGCAAAACCGATGAATACGTAGCGCTCCTGAAAGCAGCCGGTAAAACCGTGACTGCCTCCGCAGAAGATTCCATCAGCTATTCCGCCGCGGAAACCCGCTTCAGCAACGGTGATTGTGCCGGCGCCGTAACTGCGTTCGACAGCTATCTGCAACGTTTCCCGGAAGGGCAGTTTGCCTTGCAGGCCAATTTCTATAAAGGTGAATGCCTCTTTAACAGTAAGGATTACGCCAATGCCCTGCCCGCCTACGAGGCTGTGCTGAGCCGGGGTGCCAGTCCTTTTGCGGAAAGAGCCGCCCTGCAGGCCGCTTATATGAACTATTACCAGGTTAAAGACTACGCGAAAGCCAGGGGCTACTACCAGCAGCTGCAAAGCCTGTCCACCACGAAAGAGAATACGCTCAATGCCACCCGCGGCCTGCTGCGAAGCAGCTACCAGCTGAAAAACTGGGAAGAGGTCCGCCTGCAGGCCGAAACCCTGCTCTCCGGCAACAATATCAGTACAGACGACCAGATCGTCGGTCACTTTTACCTGGGCAAGGCACAACAGGAAAAGCAACAATACGATGAAGCCATCGCCGAATACAAGATCGTAACGGGACTGACCAAATCAGAGATCGGAGCGGAAGCGCGGTATAATATCGCCAAAGCTTACCTGGACAAAAACGATCTTGCCGCCGCGGAAAAAGCCGGTTTCGATGTGATCAAGAATACATCATCATACGAGCTGTGGACGGCCAAGGCATATATTCTGCTGGGTGATGTGTATCACCGCCAGAAAGATTACTTCAATGCCAAAGCTACTTTCCAGAGCATCGCAGAGAATTGCCCGATCCCCGAACTGAAAGCCGAAGCCAAAACCAAACTGGAGCAGGTGGAAGCGGAAGAAAAAGCAGGATCGAAAATCAAATGA
- a CDS encoding calcineurin-like phosphoesterase family protein: MKKVFYLLVLILFKTGVATAQNTATGYVFHDANGDGKKGTREKGIPRVAVSNGVQVVLTDEKGKYALPVTDNTTIFVIKPSGYRVPVNSQNLPQFYYIHKPKGSPAFTYKGVDPTGPLPASIDFALMPQQESDNFKFLVFGDPQANDNTELGYYENDIISEVKGVKDVAFGLTMGDLVQQNLNQHKDYAAITAKAGIPWYNVIGNHDLNADCEVDSLNHETFSATFGPVDYSFNYGKAHVIVLNNNIFPIKPMGERPRLRAGFRPYQLEFIKNDLKFVDTGKLVILAFHCPLMGLHDSALKVPERSRFFEILRNYPHVFSLAGHSHQLNQNFFTEKDGWFGVQPYHELDAGATCGNWYSGKVNEKGFLEGMMSNGTPRGYIYLNVTGNQYTADYKVAGKPADYQIRLYHRKVLTPIWWDGRGHIYANFFMGYKGAKLECRIDDGKWKRMRYSEAPDPYYLAQNTKWDESDTLFKGRRPTESADCKHLWTAPLPCNLGIGTHQIEVRATDMFGRTFVQKSSYRIEEPIL; the protein is encoded by the coding sequence ATGAAGAAAGTATTTTATCTCTTAGTACTGATTTTGTTTAAGACCGGCGTTGCGACAGCTCAAAATACGGCTACCGGTTATGTATTTCATGATGCGAATGGCGATGGTAAAAAAGGGACCCGGGAAAAAGGCATTCCCCGGGTTGCCGTAAGCAATGGCGTGCAGGTAGTGTTAACTGACGAAAAGGGAAAGTATGCGTTGCCGGTCACGGACAATACGACCATCTTTGTCATTAAACCTTCGGGATATCGTGTTCCCGTGAATAGCCAGAACCTGCCTCAGTTTTATTATATCCATAAACCCAAGGGATCGCCTGCATTTACATACAAGGGGGTCGATCCAACCGGTCCGCTGCCAGCGTCGATCGATTTTGCATTGATGCCGCAGCAGGAAAGCGATAACTTCAAATTCCTCGTATTTGGTGATCCCCAGGCGAACGACAATACGGAACTGGGTTATTATGAGAACGACATCATATCGGAAGTGAAAGGAGTGAAGGATGTTGCTTTCGGTCTGACTATGGGCGATCTGGTGCAGCAAAATCTCAACCAGCATAAAGACTATGCAGCCATCACGGCAAAAGCAGGAATACCCTGGTACAATGTCATCGGCAACCATGACCTGAATGCAGACTGTGAAGTGGATTCGCTGAATCATGAAACCTTTTCCGCTACTTTCGGACCGGTGGATTACTCTTTCAATTATGGCAAAGCGCATGTCATTGTCCTGAACAACAATATTTTCCCTATTAAGCCGATGGGGGAGAGACCCCGTCTGCGGGCAGGCTTCAGACCTTATCAGCTGGAGTTTATAAAGAACGATCTGAAGTTCGTGGATACCGGCAAGCTGGTGATACTGGCTTTTCACTGTCCCCTCATGGGCCTTCACGACAGTGCTTTAAAAGTGCCTGAGCGCAGCAGGTTCTTTGAGATATTGCGGAACTATCCTCACGTTTTTTCCCTTGCAGGGCATAGCCATCAGCTCAACCAGAACTTTTTCACCGAAAAAGATGGCTGGTTTGGCGTACAGCCTTATCATGAGCTGGACGCAGGCGCCACCTGCGGCAACTGGTATTCGGGCAAGGTAAATGAAAAAGGGTTCCTTGAAGGCATGATGAGCAATGGCACACCGAGGGGATATATTTATCTCAACGTTACGGGTAACCAGTACACTGCCGATTACAAAGTGGCCGGGAAGCCTGCGGACTACCAGATCAGGCTATATCACAGAAAAGTGCTCACTCCCATCTGGTGGGATGGAAGAGGGCATATTTATGCCAATTTCTTTATGGGGTATAAAGGTGCTAAACTGGAATGCCGTATAGACGACGGCAAATGGAAACGCATGCGGTATTCAGAAGCGCCTGATCCCTATTATCTTGCTCAAAACACTAAATGGGATGAGAGCGATACGCTCTTCAAAGGCCGCCGCCCAACGGAATCAGCAGATTGTAAACATCTGTGGACGGCTCCGCTGCCCTGTAATCTGGGTATCGGAACACATCAGATAGAAGTAAGGGCGACAGATATGTTTGGCAGAACATTTGTTCAGAAGAGTTCGTACCGGATTGAAGAACCAATACTTTAA
- a CDS encoding SDR family oxidoreductase, with protein MMKVLITGSNGLLGQYLVQRLAALPGYDVIATGRGANRLRQQEGYRYESVNLADEAAVKGLIERSQPDVIVHAAAMTQADDCERNKDSCWMVNVTATRYLLQGAERSGAFFLFLSTDFVFDGLDGPYREDDPVNPVNYYGASKAAAERIVKQSKAAWAIARTVLVYGVADDPRRSNIITWVKSNLEQKKKLKVVNDQWRTPTLVQDLAEGCRLIIDKRAEGVFHLSGKDMLTPYDMAVQVAGYLNLDAKLLEKVDGSNFKQPAKRPAKTGFVVEKAETELGFAPRSFEEGLKIVVEQLGK; from the coding sequence ATGATGAAAGTATTAATCACAGGGAGCAACGGGCTCCTGGGGCAATATCTGGTGCAACGCCTTGCGGCTTTGCCCGGATACGACGTGATCGCCACCGGCAGGGGAGCAAACAGGCTCCGCCAGCAGGAAGGATACAGATATGAATCGGTAAACCTGGCAGATGAAGCGGCGGTAAAGGGATTGATAGAAAGAAGCCAGCCCGATGTGATCGTTCATGCCGCTGCCATGACGCAGGCGGATGATTGTGAACGGAATAAGGATTCCTGCTGGATGGTAAATGTCACGGCTACACGATATTTGTTACAGGGCGCTGAAAGATCAGGCGCTTTTTTTCTGTTCCTTTCCACGGATTTTGTTTTTGACGGGCTGGACGGTCCCTACCGGGAAGATGATCCCGTTAACCCGGTGAATTACTACGGCGCCAGCAAAGCCGCTGCGGAACGCATCGTAAAACAATCGAAAGCTGCATGGGCCATTGCCCGTACGGTACTGGTGTACGGTGTTGCGGATGATCCCCGGCGCAGCAATATCATTACCTGGGTAAAGAGCAACCTGGAGCAAAAGAAGAAACTGAAAGTGGTGAATGACCAGTGGCGCACGCCCACCCTTGTGCAGGACCTGGCGGAAGGGTGCAGGCTCATTATCGATAAACGCGCGGAAGGCGTCTTCCATCTTTCGGGGAAAGACATGCTTACACCCTATGATATGGCTGTGCAGGTAGCCGGGTATTTGAATCTGGATGCAAAACTGCTGGAAAAAGTGGATGGCTCCAACTTCAAGCAACCCGCTAAAAGGCCCGCGAAAACCGGCTTTGTGGTAGAAAAAGCGGAAACGGAACTGGGGTTTGCACCGCGCAGCTTTGAAGAAGGGCTGAAGATCGTGGTGGAGCAGCTTGGCAAATGA
- a CDS encoding prolyl oligopeptidase family protein, whose amino-acid sequence MMIFSAGTLAAQQKASLTYPAARKVDTVDDYHGQKIADPYRWLEDDNSEETKAWVEAENKVTQGYLSAIPFREKIRHRLEELWNYPKYGSPFREGKYYYFYKNDGLQNQSVLYRQVGLNGTPEVFIDPNKLSEKGTTALGGMSFSKNGKYVAYLVAKAGSDWQEGFVMDVETKQLLSDKLDWIKFSGLSWRGDGFYYSRYDAPDEQSKLSKKNEYHKVYYHKVGTSQADDELVYVDEEFPLRNAGAGMTEDERFLILSTTEGTSGREVWYRDMKDPSQQEFRLLIKGFAYNPSVIENVGDKLLVRTNHDAPNYKVVLVDPKNPAKENWKTVIPEQPEVLQGVGTAGGKMFASYLKDASTRIVQYDMTGRLERNIALPGIGTAGGFGGKAEDKEFFYTFTSFVAPSTIYKYDIASGKSEVFRKTEVKFNPADYETKQVFFTSKDGTKVPIFLSYRKGLKLNGKNPVLLYGYGGFNIPMTPGFSISNLFFMEQGGVYAVVNLRGGSEYGEAWHKAGMLEKKQNVFDDFIGAAEFLVKEKYTSPEKLAIRGGSNGGLLVGACMTQRPDLFKVALPAVGVMDMLRYQKFTIGWAWVVEYGSSEKAEQFPYLIKYSPLHNLKKGTHYPATLVTTADHDDRVVPAHSFKFAATLQEAHQGSHPVLIRIETQAGHGAGKPTSKLIDEATDIWAFTMYNLGMKM is encoded by the coding sequence ATGATGATTTTTTCGGCGGGCACCCTGGCGGCGCAGCAAAAAGCTTCCCTCACCTATCCCGCAGCGAGGAAAGTTGATACCGTGGATGACTATCATGGACAAAAGATAGCAGACCCCTACCGCTGGCTGGAGGATGATAACAGTGAAGAAACGAAGGCCTGGGTAGAAGCGGAAAACAAGGTAACGCAGGGTTACCTGTCCGCCATTCCTTTCAGGGAGAAGATCAGGCACCGGCTGGAAGAATTGTGGAACTATCCCAAATACGGTTCCCCTTTCCGGGAGGGTAAATATTATTACTTCTATAAGAACGACGGGTTACAGAACCAGTCGGTATTATACCGGCAAGTTGGCCTCAATGGCACACCGGAGGTCTTCATAGACCCCAACAAACTCTCCGAAAAAGGAACGACCGCCCTCGGCGGCATGAGCTTTTCCAAAAACGGGAAATATGTGGCCTACCTCGTGGCCAAAGCGGGTTCCGACTGGCAGGAAGGGTTTGTCATGGATGTGGAGACCAAACAGTTGTTGAGCGACAAGCTGGACTGGATCAAATTCTCCGGCCTTTCCTGGAGAGGGGACGGCTTTTATTACAGTCGCTATGACGCACCGGATGAGCAAAGCAAGCTCTCCAAAAAGAACGAATACCATAAAGTGTACTACCACAAGGTAGGTACCAGCCAGGCGGATGACGAGCTGGTGTATGTGGATGAAGAGTTTCCCCTGCGTAATGCCGGTGCGGGAATGACGGAGGATGAGCGGTTCCTTATCCTGAGCACTACCGAAGGCACCAGCGGGCGCGAAGTATGGTACCGGGATATGAAAGACCCTTCACAGCAGGAGTTCCGGCTGCTGATAAAGGGTTTCGCCTACAATCCGTCCGTGATCGAGAATGTGGGGGACAAGCTGCTGGTGCGTACGAACCACGATGCCCCCAACTACAAGGTGGTATTGGTAGACCCCAAAAATCCGGCGAAGGAAAACTGGAAAACCGTGATCCCCGAACAGCCGGAAGTGCTCCAGGGGGTGGGTACCGCAGGCGGAAAAATGTTCGCCAGCTACCTGAAAGACGCATCCACCCGCATTGTACAGTATGATATGACGGGCAGGCTGGAAAGAAATATCGCCCTGCCGGGCATCGGCACCGCCGGAGGCTTCGGCGGCAAGGCGGAGGACAAGGAGTTCTTCTATACGTTCACTTCTTTTGTAGCCCCGTCCACCATCTACAAATATGACATTGCCTCCGGCAAATCGGAGGTTTTCCGGAAAACCGAGGTGAAGTTCAACCCGGCGGATTATGAGACAAAACAAGTATTCTTTACCAGCAAGGACGGCACCAAAGTGCCCATATTCCTGTCTTACCGCAAAGGCCTGAAGCTGAACGGGAAGAATCCTGTGCTGCTGTATGGTTATGGCGGTTTCAATATTCCCATGACCCCCGGTTTCTCCATATCCAACCTGTTCTTTATGGAGCAGGGCGGTGTTTATGCGGTGGTGAATCTCCGTGGCGGCAGCGAATACGGTGAGGCCTGGCATAAAGCCGGTATGCTGGAGAAAAAGCAGAATGTGTTCGATGATTTCATCGGGGCGGCCGAGTTCCTGGTGAAGGAAAAATACACCAGCCCGGAAAAACTGGCCATCCGCGGCGGTTCCAACGGCGGTCTGCTGGTCGGCGCCTGTATGACGCAGCGCCCGGACCTGTTCAAAGTAGCCTTGCCGGCGGTGGGCGTGATGGATATGCTTCGTTACCAGAAGTTTACGATCGGATGGGCATGGGTGGTGGAATATGGTTCCAGCGAAAAGGCGGAGCAATTCCCTTATCTCATCAAATATTCCCCCCTGCATAACCTGAAAAAAGGCACGCACTATCCCGCCACACTGGTGACCACGGCGGATCATGACGACCGGGTGGTGCCCGCTCACTCGTTCAAATTCGCAGCCACGCTGCAGGAAGCCCACCAGGGCAGCCATCCCGTGCTGATACGTATAGAAACGCAGGCCGGGCATGGCGCCGGTAAGCCCACATCCAAGCTGATCGATGAAGCAACGGATATCTGGGCCTTTACCATGTACAACCTGGGCATGAAGATGTAA
- a CDS encoding DoxX family protein, translating into MSKLLSSRFSNGAVHLSQLILRVVFGGFIMTHGWPKLANFSEYVKQFPDPIGLGQNVALGLTIFAEFFCGALVTMGLLTRWATIPLIICMLVIIFVIHAADPLGKKETAYMFLFAFTAILITGPGKYSLDGVIGK; encoded by the coding sequence ATGAGCAAACTACTATCTTCCCGCTTTTCGAATGGAGCCGTTCATTTGTCGCAATTGATACTCCGTGTTGTTTTCGGCGGTTTCATCATGACGCATGGCTGGCCGAAGCTGGCCAATTTCTCCGAGTACGTAAAACAGTTTCCGGACCCCATCGGCCTGGGGCAGAACGTAGCGCTGGGGCTGACCATCTTCGCGGAATTTTTCTGCGGGGCATTGGTGACCATGGGCCTGCTGACCCGTTGGGCCACAATCCCCCTCATCATCTGCATGCTGGTGATCATTTTTGTAATACACGCAGCTGATCCGCTGGGTAAAAAGGAAACTGCCTATATGTTCCTCTTTGCTTTCACAGCTATCCTGATCACCGGTCCGGGTAAATACTCGCTGGACGGCGTTATCGGAAAATAA